In the Bacillus shivajii genome, one interval contains:
- a CDS encoding Ykof family thiamine-binding protein — MQGLSCGTSRIVGCRFSVYPMTDRFVDVIKGALTEVDTSKVWMKTDDVSTCIRGRSEHVFDVTKAIYVHAAKTGVHVVFNGTFSIGCPGDSDGDTYMSEDDVRLNEEASQQENIEVASQFALYPMNNENYMQVIADQIGIAKEHGTFTKGVHYASRLDGDANDVFKTLEEAFVNASKTDERSHVTMTTAISANSPSKKDK; from the coding sequence ATGCAAGGATTAAGTTGTGGAACTAGTAGAATTGTTGGATGTCGTTTTTCCGTTTATCCAATGACCGACAGATTTGTTGATGTCATTAAAGGAGCGCTAACGGAAGTTGATACGAGCAAAGTATGGATGAAAACAGATGATGTAAGTACATGTATTCGCGGAAGAAGTGAACATGTTTTTGATGTAACAAAAGCGATTTATGTTCATGCTGCAAAAACGGGTGTACACGTTGTCTTCAATGGAACATTTTCAATTGGTTGTCCTGGTGACTCTGATGGAGATACGTACATGTCAGAAGATGATGTCAGGTTAAACGAAGAAGCATCTCAACAAGAAAATATAGAAGTAGCTTCGCAATTTGCCCTCTATCCGATGAATAACGAAAATTATATGCAAGTCATTGCAGACCAGATTGGTATTGCTAAGGAGCACGGGACATTTACAAAAGGTGTTCATTACGCTTCACGCCTTGACGGTGATGCAAATGATGTTTTTAAAACGTTAGAAGAAGCGTTTGTCAATGCTTCGAAAACAGATGAACGTAGCCATGTGACGATGACAACAGCAATTTCAGCGAACAGTCCATCAAAGAAAGATAAATAA
- a CDS encoding DUF1294 domain-containing protein, producing the protein MDTIVLVVVGYYLLLTLISFIMMGRDKHRARKNAWRTSEKSLLTVALLGGVIGAMLGTKYFRHKTKKPLFRLGLPFILIIHFGLWTALLILP; encoded by the coding sequence ATGGACACGATTGTTTTAGTTGTTGTCGGTTATTATCTATTATTAACTTTGATAAGTTTTATTATGATGGGAAGAGATAAGCATAGAGCGCGTAAAAATGCTTGGCGTACGAGTGAAAAAAGTTTATTAACCGTTGCGTTATTAGGCGGAGTTATTGGAGCAATGCTCGGTACGAAATATTTTCGGCATAAAACGAAAAAGCCTCTTTTTCGACTTGGTTTACCATTCATCCTCATTATCCATTTCGGTTTATGGACAGCACTGTTGATACTTCCTTAA
- a CDS encoding ABC transporter ATP-binding protein, with translation MKTKHLNKESPLISVEDFSFDYDSQKNPTIKNMNLRIERNETVLLMGPSGSGKSTLALCLNGLYPDAVEGWKKGSIYYKGENIESFEKGVLNKRIGVVFQDPESQFCMVTVENELAFTMENIQVPREEMKPRIEKIVRQVGIESLLKRPIHELSGGQKQKVALASVLLLEPELIILDEPTANLDPYSRKGFIDLIGQLKVNHHLAVLIIEHQLDDWLSFTDRVICLSHQGEKIAEGEPGSIFYKNADLLLKEGVHLPKVVETYLKHGQPFAFDENYCPLSERELALFFAEKNKGFNLYVSPSKPTIKESSPILSLKDVSYSRKKKQQVLRDIDIDFHEGEFIGIVGENGAGKSTLLQILAGILTPTTGSRSLLGKDFKKWSEHELRKNLGFVFQNPEHQFITDTVYDELAFGMKLNRDKEHDIREKVTHLLSRFRLEGKMWSNPFALSGGQKRRLSVATMLDETPKILLFDEPTFGQDAKTTEELMIMINSLREQGTTIVFVTHDMELVDRYCERVIVLHKGEVSFQGAQNKLWENDDLIAKAHLRLPYRIRLKNELNNVKREARSKGVDREHVRIH, from the coding sequence GTGAAAACAAAGCATCTTAATAAAGAAAGTCCTCTCATTTCTGTAGAGGACTTCTCTTTTGATTATGACTCTCAAAAAAATCCGACGATTAAAAATATGAATTTACGAATCGAAAGAAATGAAACGGTTCTCCTAATGGGACCAAGTGGCTCAGGAAAAAGCACGCTAGCCCTTTGTTTGAATGGATTATATCCAGATGCTGTAGAAGGTTGGAAAAAAGGGAGTATTTATTATAAAGGAGAAAACATTGAGTCATTTGAAAAAGGTGTATTAAATAAGAGAATCGGTGTGGTCTTCCAAGATCCTGAAAGCCAATTTTGTATGGTAACTGTCGAAAACGAACTTGCCTTCACAATGGAAAACATCCAAGTTCCTCGTGAAGAAATGAAGCCACGCATTGAGAAGATCGTACGTCAAGTGGGGATTGAATCATTACTAAAAAGGCCAATCCATGAACTTTCCGGTGGACAAAAACAAAAGGTTGCTCTTGCTTCTGTCCTTCTTTTAGAACCGGAATTAATCATTTTAGACGAACCGACAGCAAACTTAGACCCCTATTCACGTAAAGGGTTTATTGATTTGATCGGTCAATTAAAAGTAAATCATCATTTAGCCGTTCTCATTATTGAACACCAGCTTGACGACTGGCTATCATTTACTGATCGTGTCATATGCCTAAGTCATCAAGGGGAAAAAATTGCAGAAGGAGAGCCTGGCTCGATCTTTTACAAAAATGCAGATTTGCTCCTAAAAGAAGGAGTTCATTTACCGAAAGTGGTCGAAACGTACTTAAAGCATGGTCAGCCATTTGCTTTTGATGAAAACTATTGCCCTTTATCGGAAAGAGAACTTGCTTTATTTTTTGCTGAGAAAAATAAAGGTTTCAACTTATACGTAAGTCCGTCCAAACCTACCATTAAAGAAAGTTCCCCAATCCTTTCATTGAAAGATGTTTCGTATTCAAGGAAAAAAAAGCAACAAGTGTTACGGGACATAGATATTGATTTTCATGAAGGCGAATTTATCGGCATCGTCGGTGAAAACGGAGCAGGTAAATCAACACTTTTACAAATATTGGCTGGGATTTTAACACCAACTACTGGCTCACGATCGTTACTTGGTAAAGACTTTAAAAAGTGGTCTGAACATGAGTTACGAAAAAATCTTGGGTTTGTGTTCCAAAACCCTGAACATCAATTTATAACGGACACCGTTTATGATGAACTTGCATTTGGTATGAAGTTAAATCGTGATAAAGAGCACGATATTAGAGAAAAAGTTACACATTTACTATCACGATTTCGATTAGAAGGTAAGATGTGGAGCAATCCTTTCGCGTTAAGTGGAGGGCAAAAGCGTCGTTTAAGTGTTGCAACAATGCTTGATGAGACGCCTAAAATATTGCTTTTCGATGAACCGACTTTCGGTCAAGATGCAAAAACGACAGAAGAACTCATGATCATGATCAATTCTTTGCGTGAACAAGGAACAACAATTGTTTTTGTAACGCATGATATGGAATTAGTTGATCGATATTGTGAGCGTGTCATCGTTCTCCATAAAGGAGAGGTTTCCTTTCAAGGGGCCCAAAACAAACTTTGGGAAAATGACGATCTCATTGCAAAAGCACATTTGCGATTGCCATACCGCATTCGGTTAAAAAATGAACTCAACAACGTAAAACGAGAAGCTCGTTCGAAAGGAGTGGATCGAGAACATGTTAGAATCCATTAA
- a CDS encoding ECF transporter S component yields MTSKWNLREIVLMSILGVVFGVIYLLFYFFGQGLRNVLTPFGLGPFGYEVIFGIWFIVSIITAYIIRKPGAALISETIAATIQVLIGSPAGPRLIITGIIQGLGAEAVFAATKWQNYTTKVLVLAGMSAAIFSFVWGWYISGFAALSTELVTAMFIVRLISGALLAGLLGKYISDQLANTGVLRSYALGKEWKAQRENKAS; encoded by the coding sequence ATGACGAGTAAATGGAATTTACGTGAAATTGTCCTTATGTCGATATTAGGTGTCGTCTTCGGAGTTATTTATCTCCTTTTTTACTTTTTCGGTCAAGGCTTAAGAAATGTGTTAACTCCATTTGGCCTTGGTCCATTTGGCTACGAAGTGATTTTTGGGATTTGGTTCATCGTTTCGATCATTACAGCTTATATTATTCGAAAACCAGGAGCTGCACTTATCTCAGAGACAATTGCTGCTACGATTCAAGTATTAATCGGAAGCCCTGCAGGACCGCGACTGATTATCACAGGAATTATCCAAGGACTAGGTGCCGAAGCCGTGTTCGCTGCAACAAAATGGCAAAACTACACAACAAAAGTTCTCGTTTTAGCCGGAATGTCTGCGGCTATTTTCAGCTTTGTATGGGGATGGTATATCTCAGGTTTTGCTGCATTATCTACTGAACTTGTAACAGCGATGTTTATTGTCCGTCTCATTAGTGGTGCACTTCTAGCTGGTTTATTAGGTAAATACATTAGCGATCAACTTGCCAATACCGGTGTACTACGAAGCTATGCTCTTGGGAAGGAGTGGAAAGCACAACGTGAAAACAAAGCATCTTAA
- the ligD gene encoding DNA ligase D, translating into MTINHPVFSDKKRTYKGSFFLTGFHRTKRQFFAGFFKNGEIIEAGSFSEGLTEEEKSALINSLMKQVPRKTKKQKIAIKPSLCVELTFSGFSRNKLLHPKFSKFQLKDHPESCTWSNLIIKNLSISDSVQVTNHDKRLWETPPINKDQYVAYLSEIAERMLPFLQERTVTVKRAPQGVKDEVFYQKNCPEYAPPFVNTYHTDETDYIVCDNVSTLLWLGNQASIEFHIPFNTVKSENPGEIVFDLDPPGREHFSLAIKASRLMKERLDAFNITSFPKLSGNKGLQIHIPFFNRSLTYEDTRIFTSFMANYLTEKYSKDFTTERMKKKRGNKLYIDYVQHWRGKTIICPYSLRINEDATVAAPLNWNEVNENLNPIDYDLFSVLARVRKKQCPLKKYFKTKNESVAEVIDMLKKNGHK; encoded by the coding sequence ATGACCATCAATCACCCTGTTTTTTCAGACAAAAAAAGAACCTATAAAGGCAGTTTCTTTTTAACAGGCTTTCATCGCACAAAGAGACAGTTTTTTGCTGGTTTCTTTAAAAATGGTGAAATTATTGAAGCTGGATCTTTTTCTGAAGGTCTTACAGAAGAAGAGAAAAGTGCGCTGATCAACTCATTAATGAAACAAGTCCCACGAAAAACAAAAAAACAAAAAATTGCGATCAAACCAAGCCTCTGTGTCGAGTTAACGTTTTCTGGCTTTTCGCGTAATAAGCTACTTCATCCTAAGTTTTCTAAATTTCAACTAAAGGATCACCCAGAAAGCTGTACGTGGAGCAATTTAATTATAAAAAACCTTTCAATAAGCGACAGCGTTCAAGTAACAAACCATGATAAACGATTATGGGAAACACCGCCAATTAATAAGGATCAATACGTGGCCTACTTATCGGAAATTGCAGAGCGAATGCTACCATTTTTACAAGAGCGAACGGTGACTGTAAAACGCGCTCCACAAGGTGTGAAGGATGAAGTGTTTTATCAAAAAAATTGTCCAGAATATGCTCCGCCATTCGTGAACACATATCATACAGATGAGACGGATTACATTGTTTGTGACAATGTGTCAACGCTTCTTTGGCTCGGTAACCAAGCGTCAATAGAGTTTCACATTCCTTTTAATACCGTCAAAAGCGAAAACCCTGGTGAAATTGTCTTTGACCTTGATCCACCGGGACGAGAGCATTTTTCCTTAGCCATTAAAGCGTCGCGCCTTATGAAAGAACGTCTTGATGCCTTTAATATTACTAGTTTCCCAAAGCTCTCCGGCAACAAAGGTTTGCAAATCCATATTCCGTTCTTTAATCGTTCACTTACTTATGAGGATACGAGAATTTTCACATCCTTTATGGCAAACTATCTTACTGAAAAATATTCTAAAGACTTTACGACAGAACGAATGAAGAAAAAGCGTGGCAACAAACTTTACATTGACTACGTTCAACATTGGCGAGGAAAAACGATTATTTGTCCTTACTCATTAAGAATAAATGAAGATGCTACAGTCGCAGCACCTCTTAACTGGAATGAAGTTAACGAAAATTTAAACCCAATCGATTATGATTTATTTTCGGTCTTAGCTCGTGTTCGGAAAAAACAATGCCCTTTAAAAAAATATTTCAAAACAAAAAATGAAAGTGTCGCCGAGGTCATTGACATGCTAAAAAAGAACGGTCATAAATAA
- a CDS encoding energy-coupling factor transporter transmembrane component T family protein encodes MLESINPSVKAFTIFIPGLLLAFIFDPVTPAIYLLFTITMTFLLSNIPFKKWLMIFTPFVLLSLGFAWMTALYTGDSFSGGEVILAFWWFEVDYQNLMVAISLGLRSLCLVALSLMFVLTTDSTKFMLSLMQQCKLPPKFTYGILAGYRFLPTFKHELEILRQAHRIRGVGRARGIKEKVYQIRRYAIPLLANAIRKAERVAIAMESKGFTGSTDRTHYYKLTVKKRDWVFLSGFVIVLFGAVYVSYQLGHLNVFGRKF; translated from the coding sequence ATGTTAGAATCCATTAATCCATCGGTGAAAGCCTTCACTATTTTTATTCCGGGATTATTGTTAGCATTTATTTTCGATCCTGTCACCCCTGCTATTTATTTATTATTTACGATTACCATGACATTCTTATTAAGTAATATCCCCTTTAAGAAGTGGCTTATGATCTTCACACCTTTTGTTTTACTTTCACTTGGTTTTGCATGGATGACTGCATTATACACGGGGGATTCTTTTTCCGGTGGTGAAGTAATTTTGGCGTTTTGGTGGTTCGAAGTCGACTATCAAAACTTGATGGTCGCTATAAGTCTTGGACTTCGTTCATTATGCTTAGTTGCGCTTTCACTCATGTTTGTACTAACAACAGATTCTACGAAGTTCATGCTTAGTCTAATGCAGCAATGTAAACTCCCACCTAAATTTACGTATGGGATCCTAGCAGGTTATCGATTCTTGCCAACGTTTAAGCACGAACTAGAAATTCTTCGGCAAGCCCATCGTATTCGCGGGGTTGGCAGAGCACGTGGTATTAAGGAGAAAGTTTATCAAATAAGGCGCTATGCCATTCCATTACTCGCTAATGCGATTCGAAAAGCAGAACGAGTCGCAATCGCAATGGAATCAAAAGGTTTCACCGGTTCAACAGATCGCACACACTACTATAAACTAACCGTTAAAAAACGTGACTGGGTGTTTCTCTCAGGCTTTGTGATCGTCCTGTTCGGTGCAGTCTATGTATCATATCAACTCGGACACTTAAATGTATTTGGAAGAAAATTTTAA
- the ku gene encoding non-homologous end joining protein Ku: protein MHTIWKGSISFGLVNIPIKLHAATENKDVKLRNLHKDCHAPIKYEKTCSECGKEISNDDIVKAYEYTEGKYVVLDDDELNKLKKEQEDKAVEILDFVELKEIDPIYFDRSYYLSPNEGGSKAYALLRKSLQDTGKIGLAKITIRSKENLAAIRVYENTLIMETLHFPDEVRDVKNVPNVPDETNIQEKELETAKTLVDHLTAEFDATKYTDDYRLELLQLIQEKVEEDEGVTKQEQSNVIDLMEALEKSIEKTKPDNAKKKTTKRSTAKKKTTTKKTTSKTTKAKTTKAKSTKKPTKQAK from the coding sequence ATGCATACGATCTGGAAAGGTTCGATTTCCTTTGGCCTTGTAAACATCCCAATTAAATTACATGCGGCTACTGAAAATAAAGACGTGAAGTTACGAAACTTACACAAAGACTGCCACGCCCCAATTAAATATGAAAAAACGTGCTCTGAGTGTGGCAAGGAAATATCAAATGACGATATTGTAAAAGCGTATGAATACACTGAGGGGAAGTACGTTGTACTTGATGACGATGAGCTTAATAAACTAAAAAAGGAACAAGAAGATAAAGCCGTTGAGATTCTCGATTTTGTTGAGTTAAAAGAAATTGATCCGATTTATTTTGACCGATCTTATTATTTAAGTCCAAACGAAGGCGGTTCGAAAGCATATGCATTACTTAGAAAATCACTTCAAGATACCGGAAAGATTGGACTTGCGAAAATCACGATCCGCTCAAAAGAAAATCTTGCAGCAATCCGTGTGTATGAAAACACGTTAATTATGGAGACACTCCATTTCCCTGATGAAGTCCGTGATGTAAAAAACGTACCGAATGTGCCTGATGAAACAAACATTCAAGAAAAAGAACTAGAAACCGCGAAAACATTAGTCGATCATTTAACAGCAGAATTCGACGCAACGAAATATACTGATGATTACCGACTAGAGCTATTGCAACTTATACAGGAAAAAGTTGAAGAAGACGAAGGCGTGACAAAACAAGAGCAATCAAATGTCATTGACTTAATGGAAGCACTCGAAAAAAGTATCGAAAAAACAAAGCCGGACAATGCAAAAAAGAAAACAACAAAACGCTCAACAGCAAAGAAAAAGACGACGACGAAAAAAACGACATCAAAAACAACAAAAGCAAAAACAACAAAAGCAAAATCAACGAAAAAGCCAACAAAACAAGCAAAATAA
- the ligD gene encoding non-homologous end-joining DNA ligase, which yields MNIKPIIPFEPIKQEEIPEGKHWVYQIKWDGVRILTYCDGSEVKLFNRNLNERTKQFPEVVNIKNYANVKSIILDGEIIAFKEGRPSFSQVMKRDRLRSERSIQAKTATIPICYCIFDILYLNGDWLLDTPLNERQEILKKVIKPTNAIQLVKNYDDGEQLFTAVKEQQLEGMICKDVTSSYELKGKDKRWLKIKNFHDIHAVIGGVTYRGNTVNSLLLGMYDKEQTFHYVGHAGTGKLSQDDWTTITKLIETIKTDNMPFVHKPDRAKGAVWVKPQYVVKIQYIEWPKGQSIRQPSIQAFIDKPAEGCLLPEDHSDKGRVK from the coding sequence ATGAATATCAAACCTATCATCCCGTTTGAACCAATCAAGCAAGAGGAAATTCCCGAAGGAAAACACTGGGTGTACCAAATTAAATGGGATGGGGTTCGAATCCTTACCTACTGTGACGGAAGCGAAGTAAAATTATTTAACCGAAATTTAAACGAACGGACGAAACAATTTCCTGAAGTGGTAAATATAAAGAACTATGCAAACGTAAAGTCCATCATTTTAGATGGGGAAATCATTGCATTTAAAGAAGGCCGACCTTCTTTTTCACAAGTCATGAAAAGAGATCGACTTCGTTCAGAGCGAAGTATTCAAGCGAAAACAGCGACGATCCCCATTTGTTATTGTATCTTTGATATTCTTTATTTAAATGGTGATTGGTTATTAGATACACCACTGAACGAAAGACAAGAAATATTAAAAAAAGTTATTAAACCAACCAATGCGATACAACTTGTAAAAAACTATGACGATGGTGAACAGCTATTTACTGCTGTAAAAGAGCAACAATTAGAAGGAATGATATGTAAAGATGTCACCAGTTCGTATGAATTGAAGGGAAAGGACAAACGTTGGTTAAAAATAAAAAACTTCCATGATATCCACGCTGTGATCGGTGGGGTTACTTACAGAGGAAATACAGTCAATTCACTCCTTTTAGGTATGTATGACAAAGAGCAAACCTTTCATTACGTCGGCCACGCAGGAACAGGCAAACTATCCCAAGACGATTGGACAACAATTACGAAGCTTATCGAAACGATTAAAACCGATAACATGCCATTTGTTCATAAACCAGACAGGGCAAAAGGAGCAGTTTGGGTAAAACCACAGTATGTTGTCAAAATCCAGTATATTGAATGGCCCAAAGGACAATCTATTCGGCAGCCAAGTATTCAAGCTTTCATCGATAAACCGGCTGAAGGTTGCCTCCTCCCAGAAGACCACAGTGACAAAGGAAGAGTCAAATGA
- a CDS encoding amino acid ABC transporter ATP-binding protein, whose product MIKIENLKKSFGDLEVLKDINAEVAPQEVVCVIGPSGSGKSTFLRCINRLEDPTGGAIYIEETDITDPNNNINKMRQKLGMVFQQFNLFPHMTVLENITAAPKRLKEHSEADANQLGMELLEKVGLSEKAEVYPDNLSGGQKQRVAIARALAMEPKIMLFDEPTSALDPEMVGDVLAVMKDLAKEGMTMVIVTHEMGFAKEVADRVIFMDGGYIVEEGEPKELFDNPQHERTQLFLSKVL is encoded by the coding sequence ATGATAAAAATTGAAAACTTAAAGAAGTCATTTGGTGACTTAGAAGTACTAAAGGATATTAACGCTGAAGTTGCTCCGCAGGAAGTTGTCTGTGTAATCGGCCCGTCTGGTTCAGGTAAAAGTACCTTTTTACGTTGTATTAATCGTTTAGAAGACCCTACAGGCGGAGCAATTTATATTGAAGAAACAGATATTACAGACCCAAACAATAATATAAACAAAATGCGTCAGAAGTTAGGGATGGTATTTCAACAGTTTAATTTGTTCCCGCATATGACGGTACTTGAAAATATTACTGCAGCTCCAAAGCGTTTAAAAGAACATTCAGAAGCTGATGCGAATCAGCTAGGTATGGAGCTTCTTGAAAAAGTAGGGTTATCAGAAAAAGCGGAAGTTTATCCAGATAACCTATCAGGCGGTCAGAAGCAACGTGTAGCCATTGCAAGAGCTTTAGCGATGGAACCAAAAATTATGCTATTTGACGAACCGACTTCAGCCTTAGACCCCGAAATGGTCGGTGATGTCCTAGCTGTAATGAAGGATTTGGCAAAAGAAGGGATGACGATGGTCATCGTTACGCATGAAATGGGGTTTGCAAAAGAAGTTGCCGACCGTGTCATTTTTATGGATGGGGGGTATATTGTAGAGGAGGGTGAACCAAAAGAGCTATTTGACAACCCTCAACATGAACGAACGCAATTATTTTTATCGAAAGTACTATAA
- a CDS encoding amino acid ABC transporter permease — MPVLLKGLWMTVLITVISLLIALVIGLVFGLFSIAKNKVLKGIATIYVNIIRGTPILVQMLYIYIGIPAVTDLRLSAFTAGVIVISINAGAYLVEIFRAGINSIDKGQMEAGRTLGFSYGETMRIIILPQAVRRMLPAFVNQFIVSIKDTSLLSVIGIAELTMSGQSIYSANFRAFEILTAVGILYFIIIYILTLFSRWLERRLEVT, encoded by the coding sequence ATGCCAGTCCTCTTAAAAGGTTTATGGATGACTGTTTTAATTACAGTCATATCTTTATTAATTGCTTTAGTGATAGGATTGGTATTTGGACTATTTAGCATCGCTAAAAATAAAGTGTTAAAAGGGATTGCAACAATATATGTAAACATCATTAGAGGAACCCCTATATTAGTTCAAATGTTATATATATACATAGGTATACCTGCAGTAACCGATTTAAGATTGTCTGCTTTTACAGCAGGTGTTATTGTCATTAGTATTAATGCCGGCGCTTACTTAGTGGAAATCTTCCGTGCGGGTATTAACTCTATTGATAAAGGGCAGATGGAAGCAGGAAGAACGTTAGGGTTTTCCTATGGTGAAACGATGAGGATTATTATTTTACCGCAAGCAGTAAGGCGTATGCTCCCTGCATTTGTGAATCAGTTTATCGTGAGTATAAAAGATACATCACTTTTATCTGTCATTGGAATTGCCGAATTAACAATGTCAGGACAGTCGATTTATTCTGCAAACTTCCGAGCATTTGAAATTCTTACTGCAGTAGGGATTTTGTATTTTATCATCATTTATATTTTAACACTGTTCTCCCGATGGCTTGAAAGGAGATTAGAAGTTACATGA
- a CDS encoding TVP38/TMEM64 family protein — translation MEEFNVAIPHIIEEAGWLAPVLFIIVHLIRPLLFLPVIVVCIAGGYLFGFVHGTIYSIIGLSLMSLCFYKLVDIFPSFRARVTKLKAKFFKGRSLTLGQVMILRLMPFVHFHLLSLYLMEMTSNFKEYMRYSIGGVILPAIVFTSFGQVITEMPLYISVIFFGMLAAFFSYLGKRGTQTYKWDKFFPRRATSSE, via the coding sequence TTGGAAGAATTCAACGTAGCGATTCCTCATATCATTGAAGAAGCTGGGTGGTTAGCCCCTGTCCTATTTATTATCGTACATTTGATACGGCCGTTATTATTTTTACCAGTGATCGTCGTATGTATTGCCGGTGGCTATTTATTTGGCTTTGTACATGGAACGATCTATTCAATTATTGGATTATCCTTGATGAGTTTATGTTTTTATAAGTTAGTAGATATTTTTCCATCTTTTCGTGCCCGCGTGACAAAATTAAAAGCGAAGTTTTTCAAAGGGCGCTCTCTTACCTTAGGGCAAGTGATGATTTTAAGATTAATGCCGTTTGTCCATTTCCATTTGCTTTCATTATATTTAATGGAGATGACGTCAAACTTTAAAGAGTATATGCGTTACTCAATCGGTGGTGTCATATTGCCTGCGATTGTTTTTACATCGTTTGGTCAAGTAATTACGGAAATGCCACTTTACATTTCAGTGATCTTTTTCGGAATGCTAGCAGCTTTCTTTTCTTACCTTGGAAAACGAGGTACACAAACGTATAAGTGGGATAAATTCTTTCCTAGAAGAGCAACATCCTCAGAGTGA
- the yunB gene encoding sporulation protein YunB, which yields MKKAPMFRIKKRKRGPLPFRYVFLISLLVFSLLTVQGLIIIEQGIRPTLMAIAKTETQRIGTLAINDALSKKIIDDMDMNELVEFQYDANGNLQTFQVNTALSNKIMRDTVKRVQDFLNDIEHGRVQDYSLPTDVDLEREGATFAEDGIIHTIPLGQATNNALLAHLGPRVPIRLSAIGDVKADVKEEYVNLGINNTYISISVEIEADVKVVIPFATDEEVVQTSIPIVTVWLSGEVPQFYSSGGSSGMAPAIITPDSENDGIQGFDNPEVGGFDVGEGFESGGLDN from the coding sequence ATGAAAAAAGCACCGATGTTTCGAATCAAAAAAAGAAAAAGAGGGCCGCTGCCCTTTCGCTATGTCTTTTTAATATCATTATTAGTATTTTCGTTATTGACCGTCCAAGGGTTGATTATTATTGAACAAGGTATAAGGCCGACGTTAATGGCCATTGCAAAGACGGAAACGCAACGAATTGGAACGCTGGCTATTAATGATGCACTGTCAAAAAAAATTATTGATGATATGGATATGAATGAACTCGTTGAGTTTCAATATGATGCAAATGGAAACTTACAAACATTTCAAGTGAATACAGCACTATCAAATAAAATCATGCGAGATACAGTTAAGCGAGTTCAAGATTTTTTAAATGATATTGAGCATGGAAGGGTGCAAGATTACAGTCTGCCAACAGATGTAGATTTGGAACGGGAAGGAGCGACATTTGCTGAAGATGGGATCATCCATACGATACCGCTCGGTCAAGCTACAAATAATGCATTACTTGCGCATTTAGGTCCACGTGTACCGATTCGTTTGTCAGCGATTGGTGATGTAAAAGCAGACGTGAAAGAAGAATATGTAAACTTAGGGATTAATAATACGTATATTAGTATTTCTGTAGAAATTGAAGCAGATGTTAAAGTCGTTATTCCGTTTGCGACAGATGAAGAGGTTGTCCAAACATCGATTCCAATCGTTACTGTCTGGTTATCTGGTGAGGTTCCGCAGTTTTATAGTAGTGGCGGGAGTTCTGGTATGGCTCCGGCAATTATTACCCCAGATTCTGAAAACGACGGGATACAAGGGTTTGATAATCCTGAAGTTGGAGGATTTGACGTAGGTGAAGGGTTTGAAAGCGGAGGACTTGACAACTAA